A window of Rhinolophus ferrumequinum isolate MPI-CBG mRhiFer1 chromosome X, mRhiFer1_v1.p, whole genome shotgun sequence contains these coding sequences:
- the SERTM2 gene encoding serine-rich and transmembrane domain-containing 2, whose protein sequence is MTEVIFKYHGNLTGRAHFPTLATEVDTTSDKYSNLYMYVGLFLSLLAILLFLLFTMLLRLKHVISPITSESTESVLQFTDVEMQSRIPTP, encoded by the coding sequence ATGACAGAGGTAATTTTCAAGTACCATGGAAATCTCACTGGGCGGGCCCATTTCCCCACCCTGGCAACAGAGGTTGACACCACTTCAGATAAGTATTCCAACCTATACATGTATGTGGGCTTATTCCTAAGCCTCCTGGCCATtctcctcttcctgctcttcACAATGCTCCTTCGGCTTAAACATGTCATCTCACCCATCACCTCGGAGAGCACAGAAAGTGTTCTTCAATTCACAGATGTAGAGATGCAGAGTCGAATCCCCACTCCTTAA